In Ignavibacteriota bacterium, the genomic window GCGTCGAAATTCCCTTCGACACGGCGGCGATGTCGGCGCACAAGATTCACGGACCGAAGGGCATCGGCGCGCTCTTCATCCGCAAAGGCACCGAGGTCGAACCGCTGTTCCCGGGCGGTTCGCAGGAGCGCGGCAGGCGCGGCGGCACCGAGAACGTCGCGCTCGCGGTCGGGTTCGGCGCGGCGGCCGCGAAGGCCCTGCGGGAGAGGGAGGCGCGACACGCGCGGTGGGAGACGCTTCGGGCGGATTTCCTCGCGCGTTTGCGCGCGGTGTTCCCGCATGTCGTATTGAATGGCGGCGGAACCGTATCGATGCCCAACATCGTGAGTCTGTCTTTTCCCGCTCAACACTACCCGGTGGACGGCGAGTTGCTGGTTGTAACGATGGACCTCGAAGGTGTCGCGGTGTCGAGCGGCAGCGCCTGCACATCCGGCAGCGTCACCGCGTCACACGTGATGCGCGCGATAGGACACGACGACGCGACGGGAGCCGCAACAGTGCGTGTATCCTTTGGTGCGACGACGGACTCAGCGGACGTCGAACGCGGCGCCGACGCCTTGATCCGGGTGGTGCACCGGCTCACTCAGGCGGTGAGCGCGCGCGACGCTTCCCGCAGCGCTATGCCGTAGCGCAGGCCGCGCTCGCTCACCGTCAGCGATTCCACGCCGCGTTCCCGCATGAAGGTGCGCAGGATCAGTATGCCGGCGACGATGATGTCCGCCCGGCCCGGATCCACGGACAATTCCGTGTGCAACGCGTCCTTCCCCAGCTTCGACATCTGTTCAAACAGCCGTTCGACGGCCGCCAGCGTCAACTGATGGCCCGCCACGGCTTTGCGATCGAATGTGCGAAGTCCGAGTTCGATGGCCGCGAGTGTGGTCACAGTGCCGGCGACGGCCACGATCGCGCTGCGCGCGCCGTCGATGTGCGGGAGTCCCGCGAGCGCCTCGCGCGCGGCGGCCTCGGCCGCATGAAGTTCCTCGTCGCGGGGTGGTGCGCTGTGAAGAAATTTTTCCGTTAGACGCACGGCCCCGACATCCACGCTGCCATGGATCAGGTCTCCGCCTCGGCTGCCGACAGCGAGTTCGGTGCTGCCTCCACCGATGTCGAGCACCGCGCAGGATGCGTGTGTGCCGATGCCCGATACCGCGCCGGTCCACGTCCACAGCGCTTCGGCCTCGCCGCTGAGAAGCTCGATGCCGAATCCTGTGGCCTGCTTCATGGCCGCGATGAATTCGTCGCGGTTCGCCGCGTCACGCAGCGCGCTGGTGCCGGTGGCGACGATGTGATCACAGGCGAGGTAGCGGCACGTTTCGGCGTGCGCGCGCAGAATGGTCTCGCAGCGCCGGAAGGTGTCGGGCTGTATGCGGCGCTCCGCATCCACGCCTTTGCCGAGCCGCGCGATGGCCTGTTCATCGGTCACAACTGTGAGGCCGCCTCGCGCGTCGACATCGGCGACAAGGAGGAGTATGGTGTTTGTGCCGATATCGATGGTGGCGATGCGCATTGTGGGGCCTCAGGTCCGCTGTACGGCGGCGCCGGGTGAAGTGAGCATGTATGAGGCCGCAGCCCACTCGTCCTCGAAGAGGCGTGTGCGCGGAGCGAATCCGAGCTTGTGTGCCGCGGCGTCCACATCGGGAAGATCTTCCTCATAGAAGCCCGAGACCACCAGCATGCCGCCCGGCTCGAGGAGGGAAGCGTACTGCGGGAGCATGGCGATGTTGTCGTTGCGCGTGATGTTGGCCGCGATGAGCTGGAAGCGCCCGTCGGCCGCGTCGAGGGAGCCGTGCCTGATCTCGACGCGTCCGTCCGCCACATCGTTGCGCTCGAGATTCTCGACCGCGTTGTCGCGCGACCATTCGTCGGTGTCCACACCCAGCGCCTGCGCCGCTCCGAGTTTGATCGCGGCGATTGCGAGCACTCCGGTGCCCGTGCCCACATCGAGCACGCGTTCACCTCCGCGGACGCAGCTCTCGAGCAGCCGCACCATCAGCCGTGTCGTGGCATGATAGCCGGTGCCGAACGACATCTTCGGATCGATGATCAGCCGTATGCCGTCTGCAGGTGTGTCGAACGAATGCCATGAGGGCGAAATCACGAAGCGGTCGGAGACGCGGATCGGTGTGATGGTCCGCTCCCACTCCTCGTTCCAGTTGCGCTGCATGACCTCGAGGAACTGGAAATTCGCTTCGGGCACCGTCTCGCGCATACGCGGGAGCAACTCGCCGGCGATGCGCCGCACCCATTCCTTCTCGTCGTAGTAACAGTACCACGCGTCGTCGTCCTCGTGCAGGCCGAGCGGATCGTAGAGGTACAGGAGCGGTTCGATGCGTTCCTTCGACGTGAAGTCCTCGAAGCGGAGTTGTATGTACGCGCGTTGTGTGGTCATGATCTCAGGTGCCTGCAACTGTGCAACGACATGTCCGTTTCATGCCGGCCTTGTGCCGAGAAGCACGTGCAGCAGCACGCGGCCGACGTTTTCAAGGGTTTTCGGCGAGCAGTTCTCGGGTGTGTCGCGGTGTGTGTGCCAGTATTTCCGTCGCGGTTCGGCGGCCTTGTGGCCGACAAGCTCGGCGTCGATGATGTTGATCGTCTTGATACCCGCCGTGGTGTTGAGCGCGATGTGATCGTCGATGATACCCTCGTGCGCCTCGACGCGGAAGTTGCCCGCCGACAGTGTACGCGCGGAGGTCCACACCAGTTTGACGATGTCCGGGGCGTAGCGCACCGACATCTCCTCCTGCGGGAATCGCGCCTCGATGTCGCCGACGAGGTCGAGCAGTATGCCGAATGCGGGTTTCAGACCCGAACCGACACTCGCCGCATAGTACTTGCTCCCGATGCAGTACATGGCGTCGTCGCCCTCGCGTCCGTAGTCCTCACCGTCGAAAAGCACGATGTCGATGCCGATGGCAGGAGGCGAGGCGGCGAGGATTTCGGCGAGATGCAGCAGCACCGCCACGCCGCTCGCGCCGTCGTTGGCTCCGAGTATCGGACGCGCGCGGTCGGCCTCGTTGGTCTCGCGGTCGGCGCGCGGACGCGTGTCCCAATGCGCGGCGAGCAGCACGCGGAATTGCGCCTCGGGTTTGAAACGCGCTATCACGTTTGTGAGCGAGAGCCGCTCACCGTCGTAGCCGGGCATGTCGAACTTCTGCGTCGTCACCGTGTCGGCAAGCGGCGTGAGGAAATCGATGAAGTACTGCAGGCAGGCGGCGTGTCCCGCGCTGCCGGGTACGCGTGGTCCGAACGACGTCTGCTTCACGAGCAGCTCGAAAGCCCTGTCGCCGCTGTAGGCCGGCATGGTTTTCGGCGCGACGAATTGCATGGTCTGCGGCGGGGGCGGCGGCAATTCCGGATTTTTCTTTCCGCATGACGCAAGCACCAGGCACAGGGCTCCGGCAAGGACAAAACGCGGGAAAACGTGAAGACGGAGAAACATGGCGTGTATCGGGCGAATGAAAAGAAAGCGGCAGCGCAGTATGCGCCGCCGCTGTGAATGTACCGAAATTGCGTGTTATTTCATCAGGGTCATGAACATCGTGCGGATTCGTCCCTCGGATTCGAACACGCAGGTGTACGTGCCGCTCGCGAGCCGCGATCCGTCGAAGGCAACGCGGTGCCGTCCCGCCGGCGCGACGCTGTCGAAAAGGGTGGCGACAAGCGTGCCGAGCGGGGAATACACCCGCACAGCCGCGCGTGCCTCGGCCGGGATGGAGAAGGTGACGGTGGTTGCCGGATTAAAGGGGTTCGGATAATTCTGCTCGAGTCCGAATGCCAGGGGCATGGTGTTGTCTTCCACGCCCACGAGCGACGGATCGATGTCGAGGATCTCGAAATCGTCGACGGCTGCTTCGACGAGACTCGGCTTGTCGGTCACGCTGTCGGCGGCCGAGAACTTGACCATCAGGTCCGCCGTGAGATCCACGTGATCCTTCAGGCGGAAGATCTTCGCACGCCACGCCGCGTCGGCCTCGTGTGTGTCTTCGAGGAACTTCCACGTGGTGCCGCCGTCGCTCGAGATGCGCACATACCAGGCGTCGATGTTGGGATTCATGCCCTGGTCATTGGAGTACCAGCGGTAGTAACGGAGCACGGGATTGCTCATCGCGCTCACGTCGTATTTGCGTGAGATCAGGTCGTTCGAGCCGTTGTCGACGTCATTTTCACCCAGTTCCGATCCCGCGGGAGCGTTGCCCGTCACCCAGCAGCGCAGCTTGTCGACGCCGATGGTGTGGTCCTCGTTCGGCTGTACCCACGGCGCGTCGGGCGGAGTGCCGAGTGCGCTGTTGAAGGTTCCTATGGGTGCGGCGCGCAGCCACTTGCCCGTCTCGCACTCGGCTTCGACGGTCCAGCCGTCGGTCACTTCCGCGTCGTTGTAGAATTTGGTCTCGTATCCGACGAGCATCATAAAATCCTCGGCCGGCGCGTTCAGCGGAACACTCACCACGCTGCCGTAATTGTCGCGGCCTTCGAAATAGTAGCGGACGATGGTGCCGGCACGCTGCGCGGGGAGCAGTCCGGAGAAGGTGCGCGTCTGATCGTTCACCGTCATCGGGATGCGCGAGGAACTGCCCCATCCGTCGGTGGTATAGACGAGATCGACGGTATTGATCTTGAGCAGATTGCGGTTGATCGATGCACCCACGTAGATGGTGCCGCCGATCGGATAAGGATCGGTCACGTTCTTCTGGTCGCGCAGCGCCTCGTGTTCGAGACGGAGCCCCGAGCCAGGAATGCCGTGTTTCAGGAAGGCGGGAATGATGCCGGCCGAATTCGGCGTGCCGTTGGCGAGATTTGCGTCGTCGTCGTCGGCGACGAGGATCTCGATGAAATAATCCGCGAAGGCCTCGCCGTCGGTGGTCGCGTCGGGCGTGCCGTACAGCGTGAAGTGTGTGAGTGTGCGCGTGATGTCGAGGCCGATCGCCTTGCGCATGTCCCACACCGCGCCGGTCAGGATCTGGCCGTTGTCGTGGTACTCGGGGAAAATGTCCTTTGGATAGACGTAGTTGTTGTCGGCATTGCGCAGCGTCCCCTCGTTCGGGCCGTCCACAAAGAAGCCGATGCCCAGGCGGGGATCGTCGCGGATCATCATCGCCACGATGTCGGACATCGCCTCGCCCAGCGCCTGATTCGAAATGCCCGAGCGCCGGATCTTCGTGTACATGAACTGCTGTATGCCGTGCCCGAATTCATGGTAGACGACGTCGGCGATCTCGCCGGTGTTGCCGCAGCGCTGTGCGCCGCTGCCACCCGCCTTGAAGAAGTTGAGCGTGGTCTTGGCCGGATCCCAGAACGCGTTGCAGGTCTGGTTCACGTTGACGATGCCCTGAAGCTGCCGGTCGAGATCCGACAGCGTGGCCGAGGTGTCGAGCGCGCGGAAGTAGTTGCGGAAGGCGGTCATGTGATAGAAGACATTCCGCTCCGATGCGGCGGAATTGGCATCATCCCACAGAATGTTGTAGTCCTGTCCCGTCGGGGCTGTGACACTGATGCGCGCGTTGCGGATGCTGCTGCTCGAGTCGGCGCGTCGCGCCACGGCGTAGGGTCCTGCGAGACGCGCCACAAGCGGCGCGGTGAGTTCGGTGCCGATGTCGGCGGTGTAGCGCCCGTCCTTGTCGGTGATGTACTGCTTGCCGCCCACCCACACGAAGGCATTGGGCAGCGGCACCGTGGTGGCGCCCTTCACGTACGAGTCCTTGAAAATCGAGACGGACACGGTGCCGGTGATTGTATTGGCGGTTGCGCGGACGGGTCCGCCCGGCTCGCCGTGCAAGTTGTTCACGAGATTGCGGCGCCAGAGGATCGAACCGTTGTGCGCGTCGACGTAGGTGTCCCACAATTCCTCGGGGGAGGCGTCCACAATGAAGCGGTACACAAGGCGGTAGTCGATCCGTGTGCCGTATTCAAGCGGCAGTACGAAGAGGGTGCCGTCGCTGATACGGTCGGACGCGGGGGGCTGCGCGAGTCCCGCCGTGGCGTTTGCGGCCGCGGCGGCCTTGCTCACGGTCGGAAGCACGGAGACGGAGATCGACGGATGATAATCGGATCCGAACATGAACACTTTGCCGTTGCCTGCGATGCGCAGTTCGATGTACGAGTTGAGCACGTCGATGCCTTCGTGCACCTGCACGTACTTCTGGTAGATTTTCCCGTTGACGGGCACCGACGACAGCAGGCGCAGTTTCGCGGGATCGGCGCGGAGCAGATCCGCGTGCGCGCGGATGAAGCTCATACCCGCGGCGTGTGCGTTGCGTTCGTCGACACGCGTGTAGCCATCGATGGAAATGCCCTCGCCCCAGGCGCGGTGCGGATTGCCCGTGAGTGTGTTGTAGTGCATCTCCCATGTGGGGTGCGCGTCGAAAAAGGCCCCGAGCGCGGCACTGGACTTCGAGAAGGAGGCACCGCGCTGCAGATGCACGGGAGCATAGACGGTGGCGGATCCGGGAAGACGCACTTCCGGACCTTCGTCGCCGCGGGCCCGCAGTGTCGCGGTGCCAACGGTGAGCAGCAGGAGGGCAAGGAGGAATCGTGTCACGAGGCGTTCCTTATGAGGAGTGAAACAGTCGGTTGTCAATGTGTGTCCAATGCGGCAAAATGCGGGGTCAGCGGGTCACGAGCAAACGTGTGTGCGCGCGGCCGGAGGCGGTCTGCGCGCGGATGATGTAGGCGCCCGGCCGCAGGACGCCGGAGGGTATCGCGGCGCTGAACGTGCCCGCGGCGGCCGCGCCGTCGCGGAGCAGCAGCACTTCCTTCCCGAGCGCGTCGTACACGGACAGACGCAGCGTCGTGGCACGGTCGAGTCCGAGACGCACGGAGGCGCCCGCGGAGGCGGGATTCGGATGTACCGCGATCCGCAATACCGAGGGCAGCGGCGCCGCGCGGCCCGCGTCGAGCGCGCCGTCGAGGTCGAGCACCTCGAAGTCGTCGAGGGCCGCCTCGACGATCGATTCGGGCTTGTTGTCGGTCGCGAGGAATGCGAGACGCATGCCGGGACCGGGTTCGAAATAGTCGCGGACACGGAAAATTTTCATGGTCCAGGACGGCTCGGGACGTGTGGTGTACTCGATGTTCTTCCAGGTCACGCCGTCGGGCGAGATGCGCACCAGCCACGGATCGGATCCGGGGCTCGACACCGACGCGGTGTTGGTGAACCATCGGTAGTAGCGGATAATCGGATCCCGATATCCGCTCATATCCATCACCGGTGTATGCAGAGTGGTGCGGCCGCTGTCCACATCGTCGAAATCGTGCCCGAGCGTCGTCGCGGCGTTTCCGGTGACCCAGCAGATGGTCTCGGCCGTGCCCGGCGTGTGGTCGAGATTCGTCTGGATGTACGGGGCGTTCGGCGGCGTGCCTTGCTGCTTGTTGTAGGTACCGTTCGGCGTGGCGCGCACCCATCTGCCCGTAGCGCATTCGTCCACCTGCGTCCAGCCGTCGGCGCTTTCGAAGGTCGCGAGGGTCTGCGAACGGTAGCCGAGAAGGAAGACGTAGTCCGTCGCCGGGGCGTTGTAGGGAAGACGCGCGACGGAACCGAAATTGTCGTTCGCCTCGATGAAATACCGCACCACCGCGGCGCGGGCGAGCGGCGGGAAGGCGCCGGTGAAGGACTTCGAGGCCGCGTCGTAACTCAGGGCCACGGTGTCGGATGTGAGCCACAGATCGGTGCTGTACACCAGCCGCGCACCGCCGATGGTGAAGAGATTGCGCGCGACGGTCTCCTTCGTGTCGGCGGTGCCGTACACGCCGATGCTGGTGAACGCGTCGCTCTGGTCGGCGATGGGCGTGTGTGTGAGCACGATGTTGTTGCCCACGATGCCGTGCGCCACGAAAGCGGAGATGATGGCCGCCGCGTTGGGGGAGCCGTTCGAGAGGTCGCCGTCGTTGTCGTCGGCGATGAGTGTCTCGAGGAAGTAGTCGAAGAAGGCCTCGCCGATGGTCTTGCCGTCGGGCGCGCCGTAACGCACTTTGTGTGTGAGACGGCGGGCGGTCTCGATGCCGATCGCCTTGCGCATGTCCCACACGGCGCCGGTGAGGATGCGTCCGTCGAGATGGATTTCACCCGCGAGATCCCTCGGGTACACGAGGGTGTTGTTGGAATTGCGCAGCGTGCCCGCGCCCGCGTTTTTGTAGAAGCCGATGCCGATCCGTTCGTCATCGAGAATCATGTTCGCGGTGATGTCGGCCGAACCCTCGCTCACAGCTCCGCTGCGTATGCCCTGGCCGTTGAGTTTCGGATATGTGAAACTGTTGATCGCGTGCCCGTACTCGTGGTAGATCACGTCGGCAATTTCGCCGGTGTTGACGCAGCGGTCGCTTTCACGGAAGAAGTTGATCGTGCGGCCGTTCCAGTTGGCGTTGCACTCCTGATTGATGTTCACCACGCCCACCATCTGTTTGTCGACATCGGCAAACAGCGAGGACGTGTCGAGCGACCGCACGTAGTCGCGGATGGCGCGGATATGGAAGGCAGCCATACGCTCGGCCATCGTCGAATTGCCGTTGTCCCACACGAGTTCCAGCGGCTGGCCCGGACGTATCGTCGAGACCACACGCGCGTTCGGTGTCCCGCTCGCGGAATCGGAGCGGCGAGCCAGGGAGTGCGGACCGGCAAGCCGCGCCACTAGCACGGCGCTGTCGCCCGTAATAGTCGCGCTGAAGGTGCCGTCGTCGGCGGTCACCACTTCCTTGCCGCCGATGTTCACGTACATGCGCGGCATTGGCTGCAGGGCCGGAGGAGTCAATAGATTCTGGCTGTACACCGACGCGGTGACACGTCCCGTGACGATGGCCGTCGCCGCCTTCTCGCCGCCCTCGTGCCCGAAACTGTGCACGAGCGACGTGCGCCAGAGAATACGTCCGTCGGTGGCGTCGATATAGGTATCCCACGCTTCCTCGTCGGAGACCGTCACTTCAAAACGGTACACAAGGCGGTACTCGGCCTTGTCGGGATATATCAAGGGAAGGATGAACAGCTCGCCGCCGCGCACGTCCATCAGTGCCGGATCGCCGTCGAGGCCCGCGCGGGCGAAGCGCCCGGCCGCGCCGCGGTCGAGGCCCGGCGCCACGTCCACATCGAGTCCCGGATGAAAATCGGATCCGAACATAATGACACGTGCGTCGGACGAGATGCGGACGTCGACTCGCGCGTTCAATACGGGAATGCCGCGATGGCGCTGCCTGTAGATGACGTAGCCGGTGCCGTCGTACACCCGCGCCGACAGCAGTTCCAGCGTGGCGGGTTCGGCGCGCAGTACGTCGGCGTATGCCGCGACAAAACGCGACGCCGCGTCGGCGAGATTTGTGACGTCGATGTGTGTGAAGCCCTCGATGCTGAGGCCCCGGCCCCACGCGCGATGCGGGGTACCCGTGACGGGATTCCACGTCGCCGTCCAATCGCGGTGTGTTGCAAAAAAGGCGGTCGCTCCCGATTTCGCCAGCGGCGCGCGGAAGGCGGCCGAGGGTGAGTACACGATATCCTCGTCGGGAAGGCGCACCTCGGGTCCGGAATGCTGCGCATGGAGCATCGTGGCGGTGAACAGGGCACACAGACAGAGGGCGATGGTCGAAAAATGCTTCATGGGGTCCTTGAGCTGATGTGGGCGGCATGTGCCGCGGAGCTGAAAAATGTCATGCGACGGGATGCGCGTCTCGGGCCGCGCCGGATGCGTAGTCTGACGGATTCTCCGTCGCGCGCTCGAACACCGCCGCGGCGAGTCGCTGCCAGTGCCAGCAGGCGGTCAGCCGTTCCGCGCCCGCGTGGGCGAGCGGCGGTTCGTGCATGGCGCAATTCTCGTCGGCAAGTTCGCAGCGTGTGCTGAAATGACAGCCGGCGGGGTAGGCGGTGGGACGCGGCACCTGGCCGGCAATAATCGGCAGGCGGCTGCGCCGCGGATGCCGGGCGGGGACGGACCGCAGCAGCGCTTCATTGTACGGATGCAGCGGCGCGCTGAACAGATCGTTGGTGCGCGCGACTTCGACAAGCCGCGACGCGTACATGACGGCAACTCTGTCGCAGGTCTGCGCCACGATCGAAAGGTCGTGTGTGATGAGAAGGACGCCCATGCCGAATTCGTGTGTGAGGCGGCGGAGCAGGTCCAGGATCTGCGCCTGCATCGTCGTATCGATGGCCGTCGTCGGTTCGTCGGCGATGAGAATATCAGGCGAGCAGAGCAGGCTCATCGCGATGAGCACGCGCTGGCGCAGGCCGCCGGAGAGCTGATGCGGATACGCGTCCATCACACGCGCGGGATCGGGGATGCCGACATGCTGCAGCATTTCGATGGACCGTGTCCGGGCCTCGATCCGTGTCATGTTCCGATGATGCAGCAGGACCTCGTTCATCTGCGCGCCGACGGAAAACACGGGATTCAGCGCGGTCATCGGTTCCTGGAAAATCATCGCGATACGATTGCCGCGGATGTCGCGCAATGCGCGCTCGTCGAGCCCGCGCAGGTCGATTCCGTTGAACAGGATGGCTCCGTTGGTGACACGGCCGGGGTGGCGGACGAGTCCGAGCACCGACAGGGCGCTCACGGTTTTACCGCAGCCCGATTCACCCACCAGGCCGAGCATTTCTCCCCGCGAAATGGAAAAAGAGACGTCCTGCACGACGGGAGCGGGTCCGTCGGCTGTCTCGAACACCGTGGTGAGGTGCTCGACCGATAGAATTGCGGGACTGTCTTTGTACACGCGATCAGGTTTCTGTGCGCGGCGCGGGCCGCGGGAATTTCCTCGCGGCGGGGAGGCCGAATGCGGCACATTTTTTTAATATACGCCATGCGGGGCCCTGAACATACCACGCGGCCCCGCACACCAAGAACGACAACCGCCGGCGCCCCGACGTTACACGCGCGCGGGACGGCGCGCGGGACCTTGTCACAGCGGGTCCGGCGCGCTATCTTGTCGCTTTCCCTCACCCTCATCCGTTTCACGCCATGAACGACCGCGCCGCAGCCCAGTTTCACGAGTACGAAGACTTCCACAAAAACGCGCTGCGCATTCTCGACGCGCGCGC contains:
- a CDS encoding cysteine desulfurase, with the translated sequence MNAGAVYLDNAATTPVDPDVVDAMLPYLREHFGNASSVHVFGRRAKDALEEARTHVASLLEADPAEIVFTSGGTEADTFAMSLLAHASDRRGIRRIVTSAAEHHAVLAMLERLEHEGFAIVHAPVTPSGAARPDDVMARLDEGAGGVALLHVNNETGGITDVGTIAAAARARDIFMHVDAVQSAGKLPLSSVEIPFDTAAMSAHKIHGPKGIGALFIRKGTEVEPLFPGGSQERGRRGGTENVALAVGFGAAAAKALREREARHARWETLRADFLARLRAVFPHVVLNGGGTVSMPNIVSLSFPAQHYPVDGELLVVTMDLEGVAVSSGSACTSGSVTASHVMRAIGHDDATGAATVRVSFGATTDSADVERGADALIRVVHRLTQAVSARDASRSAMP
- a CDS encoding Ppx/GppA family phosphatase gives rise to the protein MRIATIDIGTNTILLLVADVDARGGLTVVTDEQAIARLGKGVDAERRIQPDTFRRCETILRAHAETCRYLACDHIVATGTSALRDAANRDEFIAAMKQATGFGIELLSGEAEALWTWTGAVSGIGTHASCAVLDIGGGSTELAVGSRGGDLIHGSVDVGAVRLTEKFLHSAPPRDEELHAAEAAAREALAGLPHIDGARSAIVAVAGTVTTLAAIELGLRTFDRKAVAGHQLTLAAVERLFEQMSKLGKDALHTELSVDPGRADIIVAGILILRTFMRERGVESLTVSERGLRYGIALREASRALTA
- the prmA gene encoding 50S ribosomal protein L11 methyltransferase, encoding MTTQRAYIQLRFEDFTSKERIEPLLYLYDPLGLHEDDDAWYCYYDEKEWVRRIAGELLPRMRETVPEANFQFLEVMQRNWNEEWERTITPIRVSDRFVISPSWHSFDTPADGIRLIIDPKMSFGTGYHATTRLMVRLLESCVRGGERVLDVGTGTGVLAIAAIKLGAAQALGVDTDEWSRDNAVENLERNDVADGRVEIRHGSLDAADGRFQLIAANITRNDNIAMLPQYASLLEPGGMLVVSGFYEEDLPDVDAAAHKLGFAPRTRLFEDEWAAASYMLTSPGAAVQRT
- a CDS encoding M28 family peptidase, whose translation is MFLRLHVFPRFVLAGALCLVLASCGKKNPELPPPPPQTMQFVAPKTMPAYSGDRAFELLVKQTSFGPRVPGSAGHAACLQYFIDFLTPLADTVTTQKFDMPGYDGERLSLTNVIARFKPEAQFRVLLAAHWDTRPRADRETNEADRARPILGANDGASGVAVLLHLAEILAASPPAIGIDIVLFDGEDYGREGDDAMYCIGSKYYAASVGSGLKPAFGILLDLVGDIEARFPQEEMSVRYAPDIVKLVWTSARTLSAGNFRVEAHEGIIDDHIALNTTAGIKTINIIDAELVGHKAAEPRRKYWHTHRDTPENCSPKTLENVGRVLLHVLLGTRPA
- a CDS encoding T9SS type A sorting domain-containing protein, with the translated sequence MKHFSTIALCLCALFTATMLHAQHSGPEVRLPDEDIVYSPSAAFRAPLAKSGATAFFATHRDWTATWNPVTGTPHRAWGRGLSIEGFTHIDVTNLADAASRFVAAYADVLRAEPATLELLSARVYDGTGYVIYRQRHRGIPVLNARVDVRISSDARVIMFGSDFHPGLDVDVAPGLDRGAAGRFARAGLDGDPALMDVRGGELFILPLIYPDKAEYRLVYRFEVTVSDEEAWDTYIDATDGRILWRTSLVHSFGHEGGEKAATAIVTGRVTASVYSQNLLTPPALQPMPRMYVNIGGKEVVTADDGTFSATITGDSAVLVARLAGPHSLARRSDSASGTPNARVVSTIRPGQPLELVWDNGNSTMAERMAAFHIRAIRDYVRSLDTSSLFADVDKQMVGVVNINQECNANWNGRTINFFRESDRCVNTGEIADVIYHEYGHAINSFTYPKLNGQGIRSGAVSEGSADITANMILDDERIGIGFYKNAGAGTLRNSNNTLVYPRDLAGEIHLDGRILTGAVWDMRKAIGIETARRLTHKVRYGAPDGKTIGEAFFDYFLETLIADDNDGDLSNGSPNAAAIISAFVAHGIVGNNIVLTHTPIADQSDAFTSIGVYGTADTKETVARNLFTIGGARLVYSTDLWLTSDTVALSYDAASKSFTGAFPPLARAAVVRYFIEANDNFGSVARLPYNAPATDYVFLLGYRSQTLATFESADGWTQVDECATGRWVRATPNGTYNKQQGTPPNAPYIQTNLDHTPGTAETICWVTGNAATTLGHDFDDVDSGRTTLHTPVMDMSGYRDPIIRYYRWFTNTASVSSPGSDPWLVRISPDGVTWKNIEYTTRPEPSWTMKIFRVRDYFEPGPGMRLAFLATDNKPESIVEAALDDFEVLDLDGALDAGRAAPLPSVLRIAVHPNPASAGASVRLGLDRATTLRLSVYDALGKEVLLLRDGAAAAGTFSAAIPSGVLRPGAYIIRAQTASGRAHTRLLVTR
- a CDS encoding ABC transporter ATP-binding protein; its protein translation is MYKDSPAILSVEHLTTVFETADGPAPVVQDVSFSISRGEMLGLVGESGCGKTVSALSVLGLVRHPGRVTNGAILFNGIDLRGLDERALRDIRGNRIAMIFQEPMTALNPVFSVGAQMNEVLLHHRNMTRIEARTRSIEMLQHVGIPDPARVMDAYPHQLSGGLRQRVLIAMSLLCSPDILIADEPTTAIDTTMQAQILDLLRRLTHEFGMGVLLITHDLSIVAQTCDRVAVMYASRLVEVARTNDLFSAPLHPYNEALLRSVPARHPRRSRLPIIAGQVPRPTAYPAGCHFSTRCELADENCAMHEPPLAHAGAERLTACWHWQRLAAAVFERATENPSDYASGAARDAHPVA